The nucleotide window CCAAAGACCATATTTAAATGACGACAGAAATAACTCTTACCTGTTCCCGGTGCGCCATAAATAAGCACGGGTTTAAAAGAATTTAGTGAAGGGCCTACTTTTTCTAAAAGATCATCTGAGAATGTCAGTTTAGAAAAGACATTTAACAGCAAATCTTTAGTGATCAGTTTTTGTCGGCTAGATTGTTTGCTAGCTATCTCAGAGTATTGTTTCAGAGGCACCGGCGCAGGGCCTTGATAGCCTGCTTTGGCGAGAGATTTTTCGGCTGCCATCTCACCTATGTGGCTTAACCCATATCGCATCTGGTTGTTTTGAATTTGATGGTTCTCAACAAGCTTTTTATGTTTAGCGACTTCAACCAGTGTTTGTAATATGCCACCCGATAAGCAAGTGATATCGGCAAGCTGTCTAATAGTACACACGCCATTGTTATATAGAGCTTTTATCAATATTTCTAGCAATACTTTTTCAGATAAGCCGGTATCGCTAAAATCTTTAGGCCGAGGCGCGAGAGCTGCAAGTCTTTGCTCTTGGCTGTTTAAATCGCTATGGATTGCTTGCTGTTCCGTACTGCTGTGAATTGTGAGTGCATCACTTGTCTGTTCATTAATGCTTATCGCTTTATTAATAAGCGATACATCGGATGGTGATTGACTAATTGCCCCATCTCCCTGTTTGCTATGAGATTCAGCTTGAGCAGGTGCGAGTTCTGCCACAGGTTTTGACTCCTCGGCTTTGGTCTCTTTCTTCCTGCCAAAATTAAATAATCCCATACTTAAATCCCTACTTGATACCGAAGCGCTGAGACAACCATCATGACTTCCGTATTTTGACTGCAAGCAATAACCCAACCAACCGCTAATGCGGGCGCGTAAGGTACTTTAAGCTTCATAAATTCATTATCATTGCTTGCAATAAATTGTCGTAAATAAAGGCAACGTATGTAATGTCTAACAATTGCCGTTAATCGTTTAAAACCTAACTTATATAGGGCGAAGGCGATGCTGGTAAAAAAACCAATAACCATGCCATAACCTAGGGTTAGTAAAAAAAATTCGATATTCATCATACTAGCCACGGCCATCATCATTTTAACGTCTCCAGCACCTAATGCTCGAAGTGCGAAGAAGGGAAATAAAATGATAAATGCGAGTCCTACGCAAAGAAGGCCCTCAAATAACCCTGCGCTGCCTTTATGTAACAGTTGCAAGACCAATCCGAGAATAAGAGCGACTAGGCATAATAAATTAGGGATGCGTCGAAAACGTAAATCCGTATAAAAGGAAATAGCAAAGACAACAAATATCGTTATCATCATGGCTAACTTTACGTAATCGAGCATCTCTGTAGACCTTGATATTAAGGTTTTACTGAGTACAGTCGCCTGACGCACCGCCAACCGCACTGGTTAGACAGTCAATCGTGCCACTTACTGCGGTACCTAGTTGTGAAAACGCTACGACTAGTGAGCCAGCTACAAGTGCACCTGCAATTGCGTACTCAACAGTTGTTAAACCACTTTCGTCCTCTATGAAGTTTTTCATTAACTCTTTAAACTTAATCATCTTTTCATCTCCTGAAATTAATTCAGCAAGGACGTCAACCTCTCA belongs to Thalassotalea sp. HSM 43 and includes:
- a CDS encoding AAA family ATPase, with the protein product MGLFNFGRKKETKAEESKPVAELAPAQAESHSKQGDGAISQSPSDVSLINKAISINEQTSDALTIHSSTEQQAIHSDLNSQEQRLAALAPRPKDFSDTGLSEKVLLEILIKALYNNGVCTIRQLADITCLSGGILQTLVEVAKHKKLVENHQIQNNQMRYGLSHIGEMAAEKSLAKAGYQGPAPVPLKQYSEIASKQSSRQKLITKDLLLNVFSKLTFSDDLLEKVGPSLNSFKPVLIYGAPGTGKSYFCRHLNMVFGDEVLIPYAIEVNGEIIRVYDPEIHKKVDMSPAEPKNGVLSLKQGFDPRWVLCQRPLVVTGGELDAEMLEVRFDQQNKTYKAPLQLTANNGILLLDDLGRQRISAKQLFNRWIVPLEERRDFLSLQSGAHFEIPFELIMLFSTNLSPTDLVDDAFLRRLGYKIEFEELSVAHYKVIWDEECIKFDLISDESSFEYLVNQLHKTHGKPYLPCYPRDLLSIISDQVKYRGLQNNVNNELLNFAWTSYFVSE
- a CDS encoding Flp family type IVb pilin yields the protein MIKFKELMKNFIEDESGLTTVEYAIAGALVAGSLVVAFSQLGTAVSGTIDCLTSAVGGASGDCTQ
- a CDS encoding A24 family peptidase, yielding MLDYVKLAMMITIFVVFAISFYTDLRFRRIPNLLCLVALILGLVLQLLHKGSAGLFEGLLCVGLAFIILFPFFALRALGAGDVKMMMAVASMMNIEFFLLTLGYGMVIGFFTSIAFALYKLGFKRLTAIVRHYIRCLYLRQFIASNDNEFMKLKVPYAPALAVGWVIACSQNTEVMMVVSALRYQVGI